The Geotrypetes seraphini chromosome 2, aGeoSer1.1, whole genome shotgun sequence genome contains the following window.
aggtgatgatggataggggggggaagaaaggaggcctattgttggacagggagtgcaggaagaggtgctgatggacacgaggggggggaaatgaagggaggcctactgctggacagagggagcaggaagaggtgatgatggataggggggggaagaaaggaggcctattgttggacagggagagcaggaagaggtgctgatggacacgagggggggggaaatgaagggaggcctactgctggacagggggagcaggaagaggtgctgatggacaggggggaggtaaaacaaagggagaagggctgctgctggataaggggagcagtgaaggggtggtggtggacacaggggaggtaaaaagaagggagaatggacaggaaaaagcagctaaggagacagagagagaaaggaataaagaacaggcacacacatatattctggcacccgttaatgtaacgggctataaagctagtgttGATAATAATATCGGAACAAGGATGTGAAGAAATGGAAATCCCTTTTAACAACAAATTTCCTCTCTGCTGTCTTCTTTTCTTAACCAGGTTCGTACAAAACCTTCTCCATCTCTAAATCCTGCGTCCCAATCTGTATCCCGGTCAATCTCAACGCGGGGGTGGCCGGCACCTCCGTTACATGTTGCAAGAAAGACCTGTGCAATTACAGCAGCGCGACGAGCGTGAAAATCAGCTCCTTGGCCTTGGTGGTCTCGGCAAGTTTCCTCGTTCTGCTCTCGTGGACTGGACTTTGAGTTGAAAGCGGCAGGGAATCGACACCTCGGCGTCCGCACCGCATTCCTTCTTGAAAGCACCGAAAACTTGCTCCGACATGCTTCTTCCGCTTTCACAATTTGACTAATAATTGGGGGCTGGGGGGGATAAGGagggcatttttttaaatttatctttcGGTGTGTGTTAATTTGTAGTTGCGCGTAATAAATGACATAAAAAAGACAAGGTCCCTTTaattaaggtgcgttaaccgatttagcgtgggCTAAAGATGGGTTATCAATTCAACTCACAGTGGGAAAATCCATACCCCATCATGAATCGGAAAAAATCCTCCTGTCTTTAAGAGTATTCACATTCTTCTCTAATAAGGCAAagatactacacttctccctcggtattcgcagggggttaggtgcagagccggaccgcgaagtgtgaaaaatcgcaaataatttctcggccggctctgacccatccctgcctccctcctcacctggtggtctagcggtgaagcggggcaggagcgatcctcctatgctcctgccccgtgcagagccgtcatcagaatggcCGCCGTGAGCTCCCGTTGTAGTTTCgggacctggtggtctagcgatcctcctatgctcctgccccgtgcagagccatcatcagaatggccgccgtgagttcccgttgtagtttcgggacctggtggtctagcgatcctcctatgctcctgccccgtgcagagccgtcatcagaatggccgccgtgagttcccgttgtagtttcgggacctggtggtctagcgatcctcctatgctcctgccccgtgcagagccgtcatcagaatggcCGCCGTGAGCTCCCGTTGTAGTTTCgggacctggtggtctagcgatcttcctatgctcctgccccgtgcagaaccGTCATCAGAATGGAGTCTcgagactacagcgggaactcacgGCGGCCGttctgatgatggctctgcacggggcaggagcataggaagatcgcttctgccccgcttcaccgctagaccaccaggtaagattccggggaggcttggacggcttaaaaatagccaaaaaatgaaaatagttttttggtaaaaaaaaaaaatcacgaataaccgaatctgcggatactgaaaccgcggatttggagggagaagtgtactaactTATCTCAAATTAAGGGCGGTGAGTCAGGCAGAATGCAAGGCTCA
Protein-coding sequences here:
- the LOC117355960 gene encoding lymphocyte antigen 6E-like; this translates as MKPFLACLLAAALCVQTVRSLTCFVCDNKPTNWKCLSPKKCGAFSSFCMTSTTSGGTGSYKTFSISKSCVPICIPVNLNAGVAGTSVTCCKKDLCNYSSATSVKISSLALVVSASFLVLLSWTGL